GGGATTGTGTGGCAATCATTAAAATAGCTTTTTCATTAATTTCTTCTTCTAGTCGATTAATCTTAATGTCTTGATCTATAATCTTTTCGGCGAGTACGACATCTTGTTCTTTTAAGGCCGTTATTGATTGGTCCAGTGCTTGCTCCGTTCGTTCACCCATTTGTAACAGTAAATCTTTTAACTCTCTAAGGCCAGTTTCAAAATGAGAACGTATCACCGACATCCCTCCTATCCGAATCTACCCGTAATATAGTCTTCCGTTCGTTTATCTTCTGGGTTAGAGAATAAATCACGTGTATCTGAATACTCAACCACCTCTCCATTAAGGAAAAAGGCCGTCTTATCTGATATACGTGCTGCCTGTTGCATATTGTGTGTCACGATCGCAATACTAAAATGCTCCTTTAATTCCTGCACGAGCTCTTCTACCTTAAGCGTGGAGATCGGATCTAACGCTGATGTTGGTTCGTCCATGAGAATCACATCGGGCTCAATAGCCAAACATCGCGCAATACACAGACGCTGCTGCTGTCCACCAGATAGCCCATACGCGTTTTCATGAAGGCGATCCTTCACTTCATCCCATAAGGCAGCTCCCTTTAAGCTCATTTCAACGATTTCCTCAAGCTGAGCCTTGTTCTTAATCCCATGAATTCTAGGGCCGTAAGCAACGTTATCAAAGATTGATTTAGGAAATGGATTGGGTTTTTGGAAGACCATGCCCACTCTCGTTCGTAACTCTTCAACCCGGAAACGAGGGTCAAAAATACTACGGTCTCGATAGATAATATCTCCAGACGTTTTGACAATGGGGACCATTTCAACCATTCGGTTTAGGGTCTTAATAAAAGTAGATTTCCCACAGCCAGACGGACCGATAATGGCAGTCACCTCATTTTCAAGGATGGAGAGGTTGATGTTTTTTAGCGCTTGATCCTCACCATACCATAGGTTTAGGCTCTTAATATCAAATGCACACTTTTTGTCTACATTATTCAATGGTGTACTAACATCGCTCACGACAGGCTGAACCGTCTCATGTTTCTCTTTAGTTAAAACAGCCATTCCTATTACCCCCTTAGATTTAAAAGCGATTCTGGAACTTATTACGGACATAAATGGCAATTGAATTCATACTGATTAGAACCACCAACAGAATGACGATCGATGCTGCTGCTAAGTTCATGTACTCATTAACAAGAGCTGAGTCTACCGTCCAATAGTAGATTTGCATCGGTAATACTGTAAATTTATCAAAAATGCCATTCGGGAACGGTATCAGTAATGCGGGAATGCCGATAACGACTAACGGTGCTGTCTCCCCAATTGCACGGGATAGAGCTAAAATCACACCGGTGATGATGCCTGGGGTCGCAGTGGGCAAGACAACCTGACGGATGGTCTGCCATTTCGTCGCGCCCATACCATAAGACGCCTCTCGCAAGTAGCCCGGTACCGAACGGATAGCCTCCTGACTGGCCACAACGACGATGGGAAGGACAAGGAGGGACATTGTCAGTCCTCCCGCAAGAACGACGTTACCAAAGTTCGTCCCACGTACAAATATCGTCAAGCCGAGCAACCCGAATACAATCGATGGCACGCCTGCTAAATTAGATATATTCGTTTGAATGAAGGTTAAAAAGCGACCTTTTTTCGCATATTCCTCCATATATATCGCTGTACCTACTCCCAGGAGCATTGTGACGGGTGCTACTACGAGCATGAGCCAAGCCGTGCCTAAGATAGCTCCCATAATGCCGGCACGTTCAGGGTTTGTTGATAGTTTCCCTGTCAGGAAACCCAAGTCAATCCAACCTATGCTTTGCATAATAACACGGTAGAATAGAATAATAAGAATGATGAGACCAAACATCGTAGCCAGAAGAAATAATAGCTTCGCAAGGTTGTTCACCATGACTCGTGAGCCCATTCTTTTTTGCACGTGTACAGGGTCAAGACGCTTCATTTTTAAACCTCCCTTCCATCTAGTACTCTTGTCTATATTTACGAGAAATATAATGAGCAAGTAAGTTCATCATTAATGTAAATACAAATAACGTCATGGCAACTGCATATAGGCTATAATAGAGCGTTGTGCCTGCTGCTGCCTCACCGCTCGCAACCTCTACAATATAAGCGGTCATGGTTTGCATGGACTGCGTAATGTCAAACGTGAAGTTTTTCGAACTTCCACTTGCAATTGTGACAATCATCGTTTCTCCGATAGCGCGAGAAATGGCCAACACGAAAGAGGCAATAATGCCAGATAAGGCCGCTGGAACAATCACCTTCCATGTCACCTCTAGTTTCGTTGAACCAAGGGCTAACGCACCCTCGCGTATTGATTGAGGGACTGAACTCATCGCGTCCTCCGACAGTGAGGCCACCATTGGAATAATCATGATGCCCATGACAATGCCTGGGCTAAGAATGTTCGTGGCATCTAAACCTGGAATAAATGTGCGTAAAAAAGGTGTCACAAACGTCAGGGCGAAGAATCCGTAAACAATGGTTGGTATGCCAGCAAGAATCTCCAATATAGGCTTTACCAACCGTCGAACCTTTTCTGACGCATACTCACTCAAATAAATGGCAGACATTAACCCGATGGGAATGGCAACCAGCATGGCGATCAAACTGGAGAGAAAGGTTCCTGTTAAGAGCGGCAGTACACCGAAGGCCGCATTTTGGCCCAGTGGCTTAAGCTCTGTCCCTGAAAAAAACGAGATGAGGGAAACATCTTTGAAGAAAGCGATGGTTTCCGATAGTAAAGTAAATAAAATACCGACCGTTGTAAGAATAGAGATAATGGCAATCATCAATAGAATCTTTGGAATAATCTTCTCTATATATCTGGAAATACTCATTGTTTTCTTATTTTGTTCAATCAGTTGTCTAACGTTTAGACCATTCTCTTGGGTATTGTGCTTATTTGGATGAGCCATGTTTTTATCCATATTGTTGACCCCCTTTTCTCTAGACACAGCACTTGACCTAAACAGGGAAAGAAGATGAAAGCCCTACTGCTCTCATCTTCTTTTGTCCTAGTTCTATACTGATGTTTTCATGTGATTGAAACTTTAATTTAAATCACTTGGATCTATTCTTTTATACTTTCAAGTGCTTGTTCTATTTATTGCTGTAGTGCCTCTAGTTCTTCTACCGCTTTTTGTAGATCTTCAGCTGGTAGTGGCGCAAATCCGGTTTCCTCTGCCACCTGTGCAGCATTCTTCATAGTATAAATCGCGAAGTCTAGTACCTGTGGTTTTTCTTTTGCTAAGTTCACATTAAGGTAAGTGAAAACCGGGCGAGTGAAGGGAGCATATTCGCCATCTTCAGCAATCGTATCGAGAGATGGTTCAACAGGGCCGTTACCGAAATCAACGTTAACAGCACTAATTTTGTCTGTGTTGTTGACATAGTAACCGTAGCCGAAAAATCCAATGGCGTATTCATCTTTTGAAACTAAATCTACTAATGTTGAATATTCTTGTTGCAAGTTAACACCCTCGACTAAATCCTGCTCATCTAGAATCTCTTCCCAGAAGAACTCATACGTTCCATGGTTTTCATTAGGACCGTAGGTATTGATCGGTTCATCCGGAAAATCTTCACGAATATCAGACCAATTCTTTTTTTCTCCAAGGAATATCTGAATCACTTCCTCTTGTGTCAGTTCAGTGGCCCAAGTGTTGTCTGGGTGGACAACGAAGGTTAAACCGTCAAGTGCGACCTTCAATTCCTTTACCTCGATACCTAACTCTTCTGCTAGAGCTGCTTCTTCATCTTTAATCTGACGTGAAGCATCGTTGAAGTCCGTTCCGTTTTCATCCACTAAGAATTTCTTAAATCCAGCACTTGTACCTGCACGGCTTACTTCTACAGATACCCCTTCTTCTTCGTTATACATATAGTTCTCAGCCATTAAGGCCATAAAAGGATATACAGTACCGGAGCCATCGATGACAACACTTCCTTGCAATGTATCATCCCCACTTGCACTTGTCCCTTCCGTGTTTCCACAAGCTGATAACGTGACCAAAACAGACAATGCTACTAGCATTGTGGTCCATTTGAATTGTTTCATTACTTATTCCCCCCACCCTTTTTGATTAAATGACATTTGATTACAAACCCAATTATAGTGGGGGTTGTTTAAGCTGAAATGAACCTTATGTTAAGGTTTTGTAAATTCTACAAAAAAAAGGCCTAACGTTGTCATAACGTCAAGCCTTTATACAAACGTAGCTTATTGAATCCATTGATCAACTAGATCACGGTTCTCTTCAATCCAAGTTCTAGCGCCCTCTTCAGGACTAGACTCATTAATCATGGTCATGAGCTCACCTAATGTGTCATCATCCATTTTCCAATTGTTCATCCATTCTACGACTTCTGGATGATCTTCTGCAAACCCTTGGCGTGTGGCATAATAAATATCGTCTGGTTCTCCGTAAACAAGGTTAGGGTCTTCCAAGTACTTTAAGTCATACTCCGAGAATACCCAATGTGGACTCCATAGTGTGACGACAATGTTTTCTTCATTATTATAAGCACTTTCTAATTGGCCTATCATAGCCGCCTCAGAGCTAGTGACTAGTTCGTACTCTAAACCGTATTCTTGTATTGTTTCTTGTGTAAGTTGAGTCAGACTAGCACCAGGGTCGATACCGATAATGCGATCAACGCCAAGTTCATCTTTCTTCTCATTCAACTCTTCGATACTGTTAATATCCATGTACTCAGGCACAGCTAAACCCAGCGTCGTGTTATCGTACCATGTTTCATGCAGTTCCAATTGTTCTCCAAATTCCTCATATAGAGGTTCATCCGTATGTGGTAACCACACCTCTGGAGCAATGTCTACGTCACCTTGAGCCGTCGCAACCCACACAGGGGATTTTTCCATTGCTTGAACATCAACTTCATAGCCTTGTTCTTCTAATAAAATCTCCCACATAGCAGATACAGCGACATTCTCAGCCCAATTGTTACGAGCAATCGTCAACTGTTGTGC
The genomic region above belongs to Caldalkalibacillus salinus and contains:
- the pstC gene encoding phosphate ABC transporter permease subunit PstC — encoded protein: MDKNMAHPNKHNTQENGLNVRQLIEQNKKTMSISRYIEKIIPKILLMIAIISILTTVGILFTLLSETIAFFKDVSLISFFSGTELKPLGQNAAFGVLPLLTGTFLSSLIAMLVAIPIGLMSAIYLSEYASEKVRRLVKPILEILAGIPTIVYGFFALTFVTPFLRTFIPGLDATNILSPGIVMGIMIIPMVASLSEDAMSSVPQSIREGALALGSTKLEVTWKVIVPAALSGIIASFVLAISRAIGETMIVTIASGSSKNFTFDITQSMQTMTAYIVEVASGEAAAGTTLYYSLYAVAMTLFVFTLMMNLLAHYISRKYRQEY
- a CDS encoding glycine betaine ABC transporter substrate-binding protein; translation: MNRLKLHRYFVLLLLFTVVLAGCGAGEEAPGTDDEGLQEGEGEAQQLTIARNNWAENVAVSAMWEILLEEQGYEVDVQAMEKSPVWVATAQGDVDIAPEVWLPHTDEPLYEEFGEQLELHETWYDNTTLGLAVPEYMDINSIEELNEKKDELGVDRIIGIDPGASLTQLTQETIQEYGLEYELVTSSEAAMIGQLESAYNNEENIVVTLWSPHWVFSEYDLKYLEDPNLVYGEPDDIYYATRQGFAEDHPEVVEWMNNWKMDDDTLGELMTMINESSPEEGARTWIEENRDLVDQWIQ
- the pstA gene encoding phosphate ABC transporter permease PstA; the encoded protein is MKRLDPVHVQKRMGSRVMVNNLAKLLFLLATMFGLIILIILFYRVIMQSIGWIDLGFLTGKLSTNPERAGIMGAILGTAWLMLVVAPVTMLLGVGTAIYMEEYAKKGRFLTFIQTNISNLAGVPSIVFGLLGLTIFVRGTNFGNVVLAGGLTMSLLVLPIVVVASQEAIRSVPGYLREASYGMGATKWQTIRQVVLPTATPGIITGVILALSRAIGETAPLVVIGIPALLIPFPNGIFDKFTVLPMQIYYWTVDSALVNEYMNLAAASIVILLVVLISMNSIAIYVRNKFQNRF
- the pstB gene encoding phosphate ABC transporter ATP-binding protein PstB is translated as MNNVDKKCAFDIKSLNLWYGEDQALKNINLSILENEVTAIIGPSGCGKSTFIKTLNRMVEMVPIVKTSGDIIYRDRSIFDPRFRVEELRTRVGMVFQKPNPFPKSIFDNVAYGPRIHGIKNKAQLEEIVEMSLKGAALWDEVKDRLHENAYGLSGGQQQRLCIARCLAIEPDVILMDEPTSALDPISTLKVEELVQELKEHFSIAIVTHNMQQAARISDKTAFFLNGEVVEYSDTRDLFSNPEDKRTEDYITGRFG
- a CDS encoding PstS family phosphate ABC transporter substrate-binding protein → MKQFKWTTMLVALSVLVTLSACGNTEGTSASGDDTLQGSVVIDGSGTVYPFMALMAENYMYNEEEGVSVEVSRAGTSAGFKKFLVDENGTDFNDASRQIKDEEAALAEELGIEVKELKVALDGLTFVVHPDNTWATELTQEEVIQIFLGEKKNWSDIREDFPDEPINTYGPNENHGTYEFFWEEILDEQDLVEGVNLQQEYSTLVDLVSKDEYAIGFFGYGYYVNNTDKISAVNVDFGNGPVEPSLDTIAEDGEYAPFTRPVFTYLNVNLAKEKPQVLDFAIYTMKNAAQVAEETGFAPLPAEDLQKAVEELEALQQ